The Aspergillus oryzae RIB40 DNA, chromosome 5 genome segment CGCGAGAACACTACCCATCAGAATCGAATGCAGGTGATCGTGTCTAGGAGAGTTGATGAGGCCCAGCGCGATGTTTTCAAGGATGGACCGGTCCAAGAGACATGGTTCCTGTTGTACGAGACTTATATGGCTACGGACAGATCTCACATTGAGATCCTTGACATCGTGGCCATCTAACAGTACCGCGCCCTCATCCACATTGTAGAATCGGGTGATCAACCCGGCGACGGTGGACTTTCCACTGCCTGACAGTCCGACAATAGCTGTCTGTTGACCGGCTGGGCAGCTCAAAGAGAGGTCCTGGAGCACGGGCTTGTCCGGTCGGGACGGAAACTTGAATGAGACGTTCCGTAATTCCACATTTCCCGTAACCTCTGGCAGCACACGACCGGTATCTTCAGTGGTACCGTCGATGGTAGTCGGGTGATCGATGTCGGCTTCCAGCTTGCCGAAGGCTACGGCCGCGGCGTCGAAGCTTTGCAAAAACGGGGCAGCCTGACTGAGAATCAAAGACGCTATGAATAAAAATTAGCGTcacttcaatatccaagaCTCAATAGGGATTATGTACGTACCATCCACAAGGATGAGAATAACTGTGAATGTGTTCCCCACCGTTATGCCGTCGCCTCCAGACTCTACAGCGTCTGCGATTTGTCGCGACCCTTGCCAGAAAGCCAGACCATTGGCCGAAAAGGCAATGAAGTATAAAAGACCCGCCTGAGTGGCAGCAGCGATCGATTTCCAAACGCCGGCCGACAATGCAGGATGCAAGACTTCAACAaatttctcctccaaccGGGCGTTTGCCGAAAAGGCTTGCACAACCATTGTATTTGAGAATGCCTCCAGCGCGACCGATGAGGCCTTCGCCATACCCTCCAGTGCGCGTCCGAAAAACTTCTGCACGAAGTATCCTCCGCCAATAGACATGATCAGGTACGCTGGGGTGAGGGAGACCAGCATGCCGGCCAGTTTGGGGTCCTTGATGAAGGCTACTATGTATGCGGTGATGAAGAATGCGATACTGTTTATCACAATTCCGACTTTCTCTGATGAGCCTTGTTGTATGACGGCGATTTCTCCGGTGATCCGCGAGGATACCTCTCCTGCGGGTAGGTTGTCGAAGAACGCGGCATCCTGGCGCAGGATGGCGCTGAAATACTTCTCTCGCAGACGCTGGGCTAGGCGCTCGCCGGAGAGATTCCAACAGAGGACGTAGATGTAGATGAGAGCGAAATAGGCGATACCAATGTATACGATCAACAGGATTTTGTCATTGATGCCCGCTTGGTAGGAGTCGGCGTTGGAGGGGGTGACGTTGCACGTTGACGAGTTGAGTCCATCCACTAGCTGTCCAAAAACAATCGACATAATAGGAAAGGGAATCCCAGAGGCAATTGAAGTGATAaagccgacgaggaggagggctAGGTCGGACGACGAGGGGTTGCCGTAGACCAGCAAACGACCGAACGAGGTGGCACGACGCATAAACTGTGGACAAGAACATCCCCATGAGTTCAATTCCTTCGTGCAGATTAAGGCAGGGAGTAACTTACACTTTGCTTAGCTGGCGCCCCTGCGTCCTTGGACGCTTCAGATGCTGTACCCATGATGCCTTGGGACGTTTGCCGTTACTCTATCGTGAGCAACGGTACCAAGCAGCTAGACAGACatgcaaagagaaaaggacaatACTCGACGGGATCGCTACTGAAGGGTCAAGTCAGAGCTTCGGCGGCACTCTGCTCCCGTCTGCAAAAGTCCATCAGACGCAAGCAATCTCTAGTTCTCTGGGCATGACACATCGCGCATCCACCCGAccattccattccctttCTGATGCAATGTGCCGACGTCGGACAGGAACTAGACCGACGCTCAATTTTTATCAGATCCGAGCGGATTCTTCAAGCGAGCAACGCCAAGGGCACCATATTGATGCCAAGGGGCCAGGAGTTGGAGTCGCTGCATCTGATTAGGGTTCCGTTTGGTCAGGTATTGCGTATGGTATTAGATGGTATGGTCACGTCTTGTATGTATTGGACTGTCATAACAATACGCCCAGACCCTTAAACCCTCCAAGGATCTTGGAATCCACTGACCTGGCTTAGTTTACGCATTCATATTCGGTAATAAGAAGAGAATGACCATCGCAACCACCCGCCCAACATCTGCCGAAAACGGAAAACGCTTCACCCAATGATTATTCCATTCTTTGCGTGAACGGAGTAAAGTCTGTGGCTACATATTAATATCATGGTTATTCGCACAGCATGGACCACATATATCTTACCATACATCAGTAAATGAACGAATATCAAAGGAGGCGAGGAAGGTGATTCTCATGAATTTATTGAAACCGTACCATAGTAAATAGGTCGCCTTAAGAGTTCGAATGGTGCACAGAAAACTAGTCTCCGCTACCATAAAATCAGCAGCTTTTCGAGTCACAGCTATGCTACTCACAGGCTTATGTCGAAATGCTCTACGTGCTATGTATCTTAAATCGAAATTGCCAGCTCCAATTGAAGCTAACGATTTAGTGTTCACAAGTCTCACAAAATGCCCATTACACTCGGCTGAGAACTTCGTTTCTATACTGCGTGTGAGATTCATTGAACCTCCGGATAGATGGGTCGTAGAGGTATTTCTAGCTACATATCCCTCTAGCTATACAGTTGGGCCTTGTGTGAGCTCACGCAATCCGTTAAAACTCTTGCCCATGACAAGTCCATTGTGATGAGCCCCACCGCCAAGTCACTAATCGCACTCACTAGTGTAGTCCCAAGAGTGTCCAGCCGTGAAATTTTCTTCGCTCGATATGCCGTGTTTCTCATTTATTGGATCCGGGTCAATCCGGTTGAATGTTTGGCAGTTTGGGGCCCTTCAGAGATTTTCCAACATACAAGAGGCCGATGGCTCAACTGGCCAGTCGATCAGAGTTAGAACAGTTGCTCAAATGAAAGATCACAATCCACACTAGGATTCTAACGTAAAAGATTATTCCGGGGAGAAGAATTCCAACCAATTACCATTTCGAGTTCACGCAGACCCATATGAACCCACTGGATACGAGATGCCGTGACTCCGAGAGTATTCATCCGGACAACCATGATCTAATCTGATCTGATAATATAACCGGCCTTCGAGGCGATTGGGTGAATTTGCCCCCAGCCGGCCCTAGTTCTTAGTGCGTCGGGCATTGGGCTCATCAGATAAGGACCAAATACCCAGTATAGCAGTAGTACGTAGTGCTTTCTTGGTCCCTCGTCTCCAATATGTGGACCCGAACGCTGGCTGCGGCATCGGTCTCCCTTAGACCATCATCCCTTCCGAGGGAAATTCTCAGAAGCACCTTCGCCCCGGCCAACTTTCTCCGTGACACTATTCTACCACGCGCACAGCTTACTCCCTGCCTCCCAAGATCCATCCGGCAGATTTCAACCGTGAATATGGGCGATAAAGTAGCAGCAATCACACTTCCCAATTCGGAGCAATTCTACCTGGATGGTGAACAGGGTGAATCATACTTGATCCAAGTCTCTTGGCCACTCCATTGGCAGGGTCATGACCCTCCTGTTGGGAACGAGCAACTTCCGATCATGTTAGTACTATCGAGGATTTAATCCGACATTCTCTAACCAAAACAGATACATTGTCGATGGAAACGCACTATTCCTAACCGCGACAGAAGCCGCCTGGCGTCGAGCAGCTTCATCCCATTTCGCCGGAGGAGGCATCGTCGTCGCGATCGGATATCCCTTGACCAGGAAATTGTACGATGCGCGCCGTCGCAGTTTAGACCTAACACCACCCACACAAGCCCAAATACCCGGATACGGAGGAGCGGATCTCTGTCTTGACTTCATTGATAAAGCCGTTCGCCCCGCGATCAAGGAGCGATTCCCGAAGCTGTCGTTCTCGAGAGAAGCTCTATATGGTCATTCATATGGAGGGTTATTTGCGCTACACGCTTTATTCACACGTCCGCAGTCTTTCGACTGCTACATCGCGAGTAGTCCCTCAATATGGTGGAATAGTCGGTGTATATTGCATGAGGCAAAGTCGTTTTTGGATAAGGCAAAGGAAGCAGATGAGCAGACGCCGTCGCtgatggttttctttgggtCGCATGAACAAAGTCCTCCTCAGTGGAATAATGAGCCACTCGATCACTATGAGGCGCGAAAACAGATTGCGTCGGATTTGAGAATGGGCGATAATGCGCGTGATCTTGTTGAGATGGTGCGACGTAGTGAGCGGTTACATACTGTCGTTGTGAATGAGTATGAGGGTGAGGAACATACGAGTGTTATGGCGTGTTCGATGAGTCGAGGTTTAACTGCATTCTTTGAAGATTGGCCGTTGCCAAACTAAGATTGTCTGGGCTTGACATTGAGGGCCTAATGGTGTTCGAGAACTAGATCTAATAGAATGGGTGATGTGTGATGTAGTGATTTATCAATGAGATGCATAGAGAATTATCTAATGATCGATACATAAGGTCTTCCGCCCACATAGATAGCATACGTTCAAAGTACGTCCTCGCATAGAACCAAGTGTACTATCCCATCGCTGCAAAGAATATCTACATAGCATAGAGATAACATGCGCATGTATTCCTGCGAGGATCTCAACCTCCAAATTTAGAGCACGAACCTACTCGCGCCCTCAACTTTGTTTCTTATGAATCTCCTCAGGATTGCTTCCCGCGAAGACGGACCTAGAAGCCCATGAAGCAGGCCAGGCAAAATGCTCTTCAATACCATCGTGACTCTCACCAGACACGAGATGATCTACCACTGCAATGAAGATATAGGCCCCAATTCCTGTGAAGATATGCCACCTGTTCCATTTTAAAGATAAGTTTCGATGGcacgaaagagaaaagaaagtgatattaaagaaggagaagacgtACCACCCGTGAAGCTCTAACAGAAAAGCCAAGGGAAGACCTATCCTCTCCCTTGCGCTTCTCAAAAACCCACATATCCACCCATCAATCACCCAGAGGTAGAATCCCAAGTTAAAGATCACTTATCCCGTGCGTCAATAcataccagaagaagatgttaTGATGAAAACATACCTGCTCCGAACCGTACCATTCCCCAAATCTGCTTGCGAGCCGGTGAGCCTGCTAGTGTCCGAGCGTTGATCAGCTGCATCGTGCGAATCCCAATGCCGATCACCATGCCAGCAAACGATAACGAGTGCAAAAGAAGCTCATCTGTCCTGACGTGATA includes the following:
- a CDS encoding alpha/beta hydrolase (predicted hydrolase of the alpha/beta superfamily) yields the protein MGDKVAAITLPNSEQFYLDGEQGESYLIQVSWPLHWQGHDPPVGNEQLPIIYIVDGNALFLTATEAAWRRAASSHFAGGGIVVAIGYPLTRKLYDARRRSLDLTPPTQAQIPGYGGADLCLDFIDKAVRPAIKERFPKLSFSREALYGHSYGGLFALHALFTRPQSFDCYIASSPSIWWNSRCILHEAKSFLDKAKEADEQTPSLMVFFGSHEQSPPQWNNEPLDHYEARKQIASDLRMGDNARDLVEMVRRSERLHTVVVNEYEGEEHTSVMACSMSRGLTAFFEDWPLPN